A genomic window from Calonectris borealis chromosome 26, bCalBor7.hap1.2, whole genome shotgun sequence includes:
- the BLACAT1 gene encoding bladder cancer associated transcript 1, which translates to MPQFTFACFCGLHGFCKMKRKKEESSAEQETAV; encoded by the coding sequence ATGCCCCAGTTCACCTTTGCTTGCTTCTGCGGGCTCCATGGCTTCTGcaagatgaaaaggaagaaagaagagtccAGCGCGGAGCAGGAGACAGCGGTGTGA